A single region of the Neodiprion pinetum isolate iyNeoPine1 chromosome 5, iyNeoPine1.2, whole genome shotgun sequence genome encodes:
- the LOC124219073 gene encoding bromodomain-containing protein 4 isoform X2 has product MAYRGVKGSDPFVSKTSRNERFAQMSKQEQIIQQKKLEIQAKMQEQKANQAVEGVKKSASSVASSTPSSTVATAIPPKKEEEKPVTSSTSSSSLSSALSSTVNLFANDGSFLDQFRKIANNKSSSKSEAAPVAIKTDEKKEEKTYENSRNDRDRKWNSEKSRDWENRRERRRNDSRWGGRSSDRRHSSSSSPSPTRRRPSPSPDNRHTYHQPPPNVNHAPPHPHFNQQQYPPPPPSMNQALVSQPPSSSSTIPPLMSQPIMQMTNLPPPNLRGIMPGPNVQMGGIHRMPPPPKNINSMNFGGMDNAHVGNAQHVIPSPSHHVLRAPPPPPPPSMQALPPNTNVPPPGMRQIPQNVPPPSHTMQNIPVSNQTQQQQRVMQTQQQCNIPPPTSLGQPPNIPPPSIMPPMSQIPPNILPISTHAIVVTVASVPNVPPPNVVPQMIMSGPPPPVHNTAITSTINSIPPPNLNIPPPNVLPPANIIQNSPPPHLIPPQTSYPVQHPPQVPITVGQINMQLPPPVRQPHSLQPHSQLEAEQLARIVADCGDEIEQEVREKNAQDPKLWFLHQKQSAAYLQYRGLVAKFRAEKIGKESKNNGGELYSPEDALSDNEDHDKSQKHGSQYNHYSEDSREERKRKRRSRWGDPDNKVAVSSCVIGHPQLGLNVPGKLPQPGIAIPGQIGQPAVIIPPSKLSSNKVNPMLTKISRSDPALAQYARQTFGTSDLSEEQWKKAEDHYKINLLYQNLLKKREEVKRLEAQGKHKYEYDSDEETEGGTWEHKIRSAEMVATQMWAEELTAQAEGKHHIGDFLPPDELKRFMEQYNAVKQGKEPDLSDYKEFKLKEDNIGFQMLQKLGWSEGQGLGSEGSGRVDPVNKATNRLDSAGLGTERPDGISRDDDEFDAYRKRMMLAYRFRPNPLNNPRRPYY; this is encoded by the exons ATGGCGTACCGCGGTGTTAAAGGATCGGATCCGTTTGTGTCGAAAACATCGCGAAATGAGAGGTTCGCCCAGATGTCGAAACAGGAACAGATCATACAGCAGAAGAAGCTTGAGATCCAAGCTAAGATGCAGGAGCAGAAAGCAAATCAGGCCGTCGAGGGTGTGAAGAAATCGGCGTCCTCAGTCGCCTCCTCGACACCGTCTTCAACTGTCGCCACAGCGATTCCTCCCAA gaaagaagaggaaaagccAGTCACGTCATCtacttcctcctcctccttgtcCTCGGCATTGTCGTCGACGGTAAATTTGTTCGCGAATGACGGCAGTTTTTTGGATCAGTTCAGAAAGATCGCGAACAACAAGAGTTCCTCAAAGTCTGAGGCAGCTCCGGTGGCAATAAAAACTGATGAAAAGAAGGAGGAAAAGACTTACGAGAACAGCAGAAACGACAGGGATAGAAAATGGAACAGTGAGAAAAGCAGAGATTGGGAGAACAGGAGGGAACGCAGGAGAAACGACTCCAGATGGGGAGGGAGGTCTTCGGACAGAAGACACAGCTCGTCGTCCAGCCCGTCGCCTACAAGACGTAGACCGTCGCCGAGCCCCGACAACAGGCATACCTATCACCAGCCTCCGCCAAATGTGAACCACGCTCCTCCTCACCCTCATTTCAATCAGCAGCAATACCCACCCCCTCCACCGAGTATGAACCAAGCGCTCGTCTCCCAGCCTCCGTCTTCGTCCTCGACCATTCCGCCGCTAATGTCTCAACCGATAATGCAAATGACCAATTTACCACCTCCAAACCTTCGCGGTATCATGCCGGGTCCCAACGTCCAAATGGGGGGTATTCACAGGATGCCACCACCCCCTAAGAACATTAACAGCATGAACTTTGGCGGCATGGATAACGCCCATGTCGGCAATGCCCAGCACGTCATTCCCAGCCCCTCTCACCACGTTCTTCGAGCTCCgcccccgcctcctcctccttcaaTGCAGGCTTTACCCCCAAACACGAACGTTCCCCCGCCTGGGATGAGGCAAATACCCCAAAATGTTCCGCCCCCCAGTCACACCATGCAGAATATACCTGTGTCGAATCAGacacagcagcagcaacgtgTCATGCAAACTCAGCAACAGTGCAATATTCCACCACCCACTAGTCTCGGCCAGCCGCCTAATATCCCGCCGCCAAGCATCATGCCACCCATGTCGCAGATCCCTCCTAATATATTACCCATCAGTACCCATGCCATTGTCGTCACCGTCGCCAGCGTTCCAAACGTTCCACCTCCCAATGTCGTACCTCAGATGATTATGTCGGGGCCGCCTCCGCCTGTACATAACACCGCCATCACTTCCACGATAAACTCGATACCACCGCCAAACCTGAATATTCCACCACCCAACGTCCTGCCTCCGGCTAATATAATACAGAATTCGCCACCCCCGCACCTCATTCCGCCGCAAACTTCATATCCTGTACAGCATCCTCCCCAGGTTCCGATTACTGTCGGACAAATTAACATGCAATTGCCGCCTCCTGTCAGACAGCCGCACAGTCTCCAGCCGCATAGTCAATTAG AGGCCGAGCAACTGGCACGGATCGTGGCTGATTGCGGCGACGAAATTGAGCAGGAGGTCCGCGAGAAGAATGCTCAAGATCCAAAACTATG GTTTCTGCACCAAAAGCAAAGTGCAGCGTATCTGCAGTACAGGGGGTTGGTCGCTAAGTTTCGTGctgaaaaaattggcaagGAGAGTAAAAACAATGGCGGGGAACTTTACTCCCCCGAGGATGCCCTCAGCGATAACGAAGATCATGACAAATCCCAAAAACATGGATCTCAGTACA ATCACTACAGCGAAGACTCTAGAGAAGAGCGCAAAAGAAAGAGGCGCAGTCGTTGGGGTGACCCTGACAACAAGGTCGCTGTGTCCAGCTGCGTAATTGGGCACCCACAGTTGGGACTCAATGTCCCTGGAAAATTACCACAGCCCGGAATTGCAATACCGGGACAGATCGGTCAACCGGCTGTTATCATACCTCCGTCTAAATTATCAAGCAATAAAGTGAATCCTATGCTCACTAAAATATCCAGGAGTGATCCAGCTCTTGCCCAGTATGCCAGACAAACATTTGGAACGTCAGACCTCAGCGAAGAACAATGGAAAAAAGCTGAGGATCACTATAAG ATAAATCTGCTGTACCAAAACCTGCTCAAAAAACGTGAGGAAGTTAAACGGCTCGAAGCCCAGGGTAAGCATAAGTACGAATATGACAGTGACGAAGAAACGGAAGGTGGTACTTGGGAACACAAAATAAGATCAGCGGAGATGGTTGCGACTCAAATGTGGGCTGAAGAGCTGACTGCCCAGGCGGAGGGGAAACATCATATCGGCGACTTTTTGCCACCCGATGAACTAAAGAGATTCATGGAGCAATACAATGCAGTCAAACAGGGCAAGGAACCAGACCTCAGCGACTACAAGGAGTTTAAATTAAAAGAAGATAATATCG GTTTCCAAATGCTGCAAAAGCTAGGCTGGAGCGAGGGCCAAGGTTTGGGCAGCGAAGGAAGCGGGCGAGTCGACCCTGTCAACAA AGCTACCAATAGACTAGACAGCGCAGGCCTCGGGACCGAAAGACCGGATGGAATTTCTCGGGATGATGACGAGTTTGATGCCTACCGTAAGCGGATGATGTTGGCGTATAGATTCAGGCCTAATCCCTTG aacaaTCCCAGAAGGCCGTACTATTGA
- the LOC124219073 gene encoding SURP and G-patch domain-containing protein 1 isoform X1 produces MAYRGVKGSDPFVSKTSRNERFAQMSKQEQIIQQKKLEIQAKMQEQKANQAVEGVKKSASSVASSTPSSTVATAIPPKKEEEKPVTSSTSSSSLSSALSSTVNLFANDGSFLDQFRKIANNKSSSKSEAAPVAIKTDEKKEEKTYENSRNDRDRKWNSEKSRDWENRRERRRNDSRWGGRSSDRRHSSSSSPSPTRRRPSPSPDNRHTYHQPPPNVNHAPPHPHFNQQQYPPPPPSMNQALVSQPPSSSSTIPPLMSQPIMQMTNLPPPNLRGIMPGPNVQMGGIHRMPPPPKNINSMNFGGMDNAHVGNAQHVIPSPSHHVLRAPPPPPPPSMQALPPNTNVPPPGMRQIPQNVPPPSHTMQNIPVSNQTQQQQRVMQTQQQCNIPPPTSLGQPPNIPPPSIMPPMSQIPPNILPISTHAIVVTVASVPNVPPPNVVPQMIMSGPPPPVHNTAITSTINSIPPPNLNIPPPNVLPPANIIQNSPPPHLIPPQTSYPVQHPPQVPITVGQINMQLPPPVRQPHSLQPHSQLVCPVEAEQLARIVADCGDEIEQEVREKNAQDPKLWFLHQKQSAAYLQYRGLVAKFRAEKIGKESKNNGGELYSPEDALSDNEDHDKSQKHGSQYNHYSEDSREERKRKRRSRWGDPDNKVAVSSCVIGHPQLGLNVPGKLPQPGIAIPGQIGQPAVIIPPSKLSSNKVNPMLTKISRSDPALAQYARQTFGTSDLSEEQWKKAEDHYKINLLYQNLLKKREEVKRLEAQGKHKYEYDSDEETEGGTWEHKIRSAEMVATQMWAEELTAQAEGKHHIGDFLPPDELKRFMEQYNAVKQGKEPDLSDYKEFKLKEDNIGFQMLQKLGWSEGQGLGSEGSGRVDPVNKATNRLDSAGLGTERPDGISRDDDEFDAYRKRMMLAYRFRPNPLNNPRRPYY; encoded by the exons ATGGCGTACCGCGGTGTTAAAGGATCGGATCCGTTTGTGTCGAAAACATCGCGAAATGAGAGGTTCGCCCAGATGTCGAAACAGGAACAGATCATACAGCAGAAGAAGCTTGAGATCCAAGCTAAGATGCAGGAGCAGAAAGCAAATCAGGCCGTCGAGGGTGTGAAGAAATCGGCGTCCTCAGTCGCCTCCTCGACACCGTCTTCAACTGTCGCCACAGCGATTCCTCCCAA gaaagaagaggaaaagccAGTCACGTCATCtacttcctcctcctccttgtcCTCGGCATTGTCGTCGACGGTAAATTTGTTCGCGAATGACGGCAGTTTTTTGGATCAGTTCAGAAAGATCGCGAACAACAAGAGTTCCTCAAAGTCTGAGGCAGCTCCGGTGGCAATAAAAACTGATGAAAAGAAGGAGGAAAAGACTTACGAGAACAGCAGAAACGACAGGGATAGAAAATGGAACAGTGAGAAAAGCAGAGATTGGGAGAACAGGAGGGAACGCAGGAGAAACGACTCCAGATGGGGAGGGAGGTCTTCGGACAGAAGACACAGCTCGTCGTCCAGCCCGTCGCCTACAAGACGTAGACCGTCGCCGAGCCCCGACAACAGGCATACCTATCACCAGCCTCCGCCAAATGTGAACCACGCTCCTCCTCACCCTCATTTCAATCAGCAGCAATACCCACCCCCTCCACCGAGTATGAACCAAGCGCTCGTCTCCCAGCCTCCGTCTTCGTCCTCGACCATTCCGCCGCTAATGTCTCAACCGATAATGCAAATGACCAATTTACCACCTCCAAACCTTCGCGGTATCATGCCGGGTCCCAACGTCCAAATGGGGGGTATTCACAGGATGCCACCACCCCCTAAGAACATTAACAGCATGAACTTTGGCGGCATGGATAACGCCCATGTCGGCAATGCCCAGCACGTCATTCCCAGCCCCTCTCACCACGTTCTTCGAGCTCCgcccccgcctcctcctccttcaaTGCAGGCTTTACCCCCAAACACGAACGTTCCCCCGCCTGGGATGAGGCAAATACCCCAAAATGTTCCGCCCCCCAGTCACACCATGCAGAATATACCTGTGTCGAATCAGacacagcagcagcaacgtgTCATGCAAACTCAGCAACAGTGCAATATTCCACCACCCACTAGTCTCGGCCAGCCGCCTAATATCCCGCCGCCAAGCATCATGCCACCCATGTCGCAGATCCCTCCTAATATATTACCCATCAGTACCCATGCCATTGTCGTCACCGTCGCCAGCGTTCCAAACGTTCCACCTCCCAATGTCGTACCTCAGATGATTATGTCGGGGCCGCCTCCGCCTGTACATAACACCGCCATCACTTCCACGATAAACTCGATACCACCGCCAAACCTGAATATTCCACCACCCAACGTCCTGCCTCCGGCTAATATAATACAGAATTCGCCACCCCCGCACCTCATTCCGCCGCAAACTTCATATCCTGTACAGCATCCTCCCCAGGTTCCGATTACTGTCGGACAAATTAACATGCAATTGCCGCCTCCTGTCAGACAGCCGCACAGTCTCCAGCCGCATAGTCAATTAG TGTGTCCCGTAGAGGCCGAGCAACTGGCACGGATCGTGGCTGATTGCGGCGACGAAATTGAGCAGGAGGTCCGCGAGAAGAATGCTCAAGATCCAAAACTATG GTTTCTGCACCAAAAGCAAAGTGCAGCGTATCTGCAGTACAGGGGGTTGGTCGCTAAGTTTCGTGctgaaaaaattggcaagGAGAGTAAAAACAATGGCGGGGAACTTTACTCCCCCGAGGATGCCCTCAGCGATAACGAAGATCATGACAAATCCCAAAAACATGGATCTCAGTACA ATCACTACAGCGAAGACTCTAGAGAAGAGCGCAAAAGAAAGAGGCGCAGTCGTTGGGGTGACCCTGACAACAAGGTCGCTGTGTCCAGCTGCGTAATTGGGCACCCACAGTTGGGACTCAATGTCCCTGGAAAATTACCACAGCCCGGAATTGCAATACCGGGACAGATCGGTCAACCGGCTGTTATCATACCTCCGTCTAAATTATCAAGCAATAAAGTGAATCCTATGCTCACTAAAATATCCAGGAGTGATCCAGCTCTTGCCCAGTATGCCAGACAAACATTTGGAACGTCAGACCTCAGCGAAGAACAATGGAAAAAAGCTGAGGATCACTATAAG ATAAATCTGCTGTACCAAAACCTGCTCAAAAAACGTGAGGAAGTTAAACGGCTCGAAGCCCAGGGTAAGCATAAGTACGAATATGACAGTGACGAAGAAACGGAAGGTGGTACTTGGGAACACAAAATAAGATCAGCGGAGATGGTTGCGACTCAAATGTGGGCTGAAGAGCTGACTGCCCAGGCGGAGGGGAAACATCATATCGGCGACTTTTTGCCACCCGATGAACTAAAGAGATTCATGGAGCAATACAATGCAGTCAAACAGGGCAAGGAACCAGACCTCAGCGACTACAAGGAGTTTAAATTAAAAGAAGATAATATCG GTTTCCAAATGCTGCAAAAGCTAGGCTGGAGCGAGGGCCAAGGTTTGGGCAGCGAAGGAAGCGGGCGAGTCGACCCTGTCAACAA AGCTACCAATAGACTAGACAGCGCAGGCCTCGGGACCGAAAGACCGGATGGAATTTCTCGGGATGATGACGAGTTTGATGCCTACCGTAAGCGGATGATGTTGGCGTATAGATTCAGGCCTAATCCCTTG aacaaTCCCAGAAGGCCGTACTATTGA